A window of the Synechococcus sp. M16.1 genome harbors these coding sequences:
- a CDS encoding sugar transferase: MTSASRPSLIQSAGRAARRGKYKPHLALISAPPSDLSTGTLIRHQNRWGRVFKRSGDIVFSLAVLSIGSPLLLLLAGLVKLSSPGPVFYVQRRVGRNYQRFGCIKFRTMRADADAVLARVLEADSSLRAEFERDFKLKRDPRITPLGRFLRRSSLDELPQFLNVLRGEMSVVGPRPIVEKELVRYGPYMDEVASVRPGLTGLWQVSGRNNLSYKKRVKLDLAYARGRSFGLDFAIILRTFGVLILPMDRGAY; encoded by the coding sequence TTGACCTCGGCCTCCCGGCCATCCTTGATTCAGTCCGCAGGGCGTGCAGCTCGCCGTGGCAAGTACAAGCCTCACCTTGCGCTGATCTCAGCCCCGCCATCGGATCTTTCGACCGGCACTCTTATCCGCCATCAGAACCGTTGGGGCAGAGTCTTTAAGCGCAGCGGAGACATTGTTTTTTCTCTCGCCGTACTCAGCATCGGTTCTCCGTTGTTGCTGCTTCTGGCGGGATTGGTGAAGCTCAGTTCACCGGGGCCTGTGTTTTACGTACAGCGTCGGGTGGGCCGGAACTACCAGCGTTTTGGCTGTATCAAGTTCCGCACCATGCGGGCCGATGCGGATGCCGTTCTTGCGCGTGTTCTGGAGGCAGATTCCTCGCTGCGTGCTGAGTTCGAGCGTGACTTCAAATTGAAACGTGATCCCCGAATCACTCCCCTGGGCCGTTTCCTGCGCCGCTCGAGTCTTGATGAGCTACCACAGTTCTTGAATGTTCTTCGTGGCGAAATGAGCGTGGTCGGTCCACGCCCAATCGTCGAGAAAGAACTCGTTCGTTATGGCCCTTACATGGATGAAGTTGCCTCAGTCCGCCCTGGGTTGACCGGCCTTTGGCAAGTGAGTGGCAGAAATAACTTGAGTTACAAGAAACGGGTCAAGCTTGATCTGGCCTATGCCCGTGGTCGTTCGTTCGGCCTGGACTTTGCCATCATCCTGCGCACATTTGGTGTGTTGATCCTGCCGATGGATCGCGGTGCTTACTGA